From the Anguilla rostrata isolate EN2019 chromosome 12, ASM1855537v3, whole genome shotgun sequence genome, the window ACATAAAACACTGTTTCTCCCATCAAAGCTGCAGTGTGCCCACGTCTGAATGGCACCAGTTGTGTACTCACCTGAGACAAAGAAGGTGATAGAGTCTGGATTCATAGCGTGGTCTCCCGGCTGTCCAAACTGCAGCACTGCATTTCTATGACGGTACTGAGTTTCCATGTGTCCATTCACATCCATCTGGACTTGCTCCTCCACCAGCTCACAGGGAAGCCAGCTCACCTCCTGCAGAAGCACTGCACAGGACACCACACAATACAAATGACAATCAGTGCAGCAGGTCCACTAGTTTAGAAAAATGGAGTGCTAGTCAAAGCAGCTCTTGTGTTACTGCATATATGTTTAGTAGACCAGTGCTTTCTTTATTGTTATATAAGTAGATAATTCAAAGCAGAGCTCGAGAGAAGTATTTCATTTGTGGGCAAAATTCCTGCTGTAAACAAAATTCTGTCATCATACATACATAAAGTTGGTTATTACGTTTAGTAACTTCTACATTTAACTTTAGGTGCCTTGTCATCTGACTATGACCATACTATACTTCCGGGTATCGGTGCAACAACTAGGCTTAAACATCATCTAAATATGTAGAAAATTTGTTCAGAATACTCGTTTGCAAGACGACGTTTTCAACATAAGGCACCTGCATAGCTAGAAAGACCGACGATTACAGTCATCGAGTCATGCTCCCTGTGACAGAAATGAACTATGCATCTCGCTAACCttttaaagcagaaaatatttttggaggAAGCAGATGAGATACcaacctgaataaataaatgtactgagAAGAACTATAAAGCTCAACATCATGTTCCTTCAGGACCGTCCTCATATAGCTAAATCATATCACTCCAACCGCCATTTCAGGCAAATAGCTAGCTAGtgctttcactttcatttctgAAGTAACTTGACGCTGTTGgatcatttagtttttttaagcTAAAGTAGTTTCGAAAGATCCATGACACgctttctgattggtccaaaatCATAACCAGGATTAGCTGTGATCGCACAAGTCTGTGTTATGCTAAGTAGCTGGTTATTTAATCTGTTTGTGGTACATTcatttgaacaaaaatgttAGCTTAACTAATGCCATGTACAAGTTTATTTCTATGTTTTTATATCTATCTAACAGATAGTCCAAGTATAAAGCTGAACCAACATTAACTTAGCAATAAACTGTTAGCTAAATGGTGAAATGTTATAACTATACTATATTCTCTAAATATGAGCCGACATGTATTCAATAACTGCACCATAACCTCTAAATACCAGTGCACATTATATTCCACTATCCCCACTAAGGGGCGCTATGTAAAAACCTGAGCCGTGTTTCATGTGTATGTAGttcttggggggaaaaaagcagacaCGTCGGCTTGTTTGGAAAGTGCAAAGGGCGTCAGGGCAAGCTGCTGGCTGCAAATCTGAAAAGGGAGAGCACATGGTTGTGTACGGCAACTAGAGTTGGTCAACTATATATGTTAGACATTTAAGCACAGGAACCAGTTATCCATCACCTAGGGGATTAATAAAGTCAGGTTGCTAGTAAACAAAATGTAACGTTAGGTTGGAACTTGGCCAGGTGCCGATTTGCTGACTGTATCAGgtggtttgttttgttcttagTTGTTCAGTATTTGTAACATTTTACTGTTCAGCGAGAACTAGCGCTGTCTGGAATAAGAAATCTTCAAGTTTCATCCTAAGTATGGAATCGGGTAAGCCGAACATTTTGTCTCTTCTCTTCTCAACAGATTAATAAGACATTGTAAACCTCACTTCTTGCATGGATTCCGTTCCTATACAGTCTGCTGCAATAAAgacactgcagtaaaaaatagattttggcTGAGAGGTGACGTTGGTATGACATCACGTTAAGCACAAATGTAGTTTGCAATcgccttttttgttgtttaaaggATCTTTGAAACCATAGACATAATGTCTATGTTTGAAACGATACAAGATGTCGCGGGATTCTCTCATCATTCGTCCTTTTAAATGAAGGATGCAGAGTTACAGATTTGAGTCCGttctggggggggagggggggatattTCCTGTCGACTGGAACTACTCATAAAGCAGAGCAAGTAGCACATTGTGTTTTGAATGGAAATCACATTGACTTGTTGTGGAAGTTTCATACGTCATCATGCATTCAAGTTGACTTTATTCTAGTATAAAAATGTCCTGTATAAAGCAGCAGATTAGTTACTGAAGGGaacttttgcatttttcagtggcAGAATGAATAATggagaaatacatttaattccACTTGCTTGGAGAACAAGGATTATAAACCtgcatgtgaattatttgactTGTGTGACAGGGACACATTACATGGATGTGAAATATACAGActggctgaaaataaaatgtgaataacaAATCTGTTCTGACAATTactataattttatttcatgtattgTGGTCGTGTTGTTAAGTTGTGTTCCCAAAGTTCTCAGTTGTGATGGTTAAGACTCGTCGGGTTCACTGATTTTGTTTAAAACCAATGTAGCTTTAATCATAATTTAGCAAATGGTTTTCCACAGCTCACTGTGCTTGTTATTTCAGAGTCGTGGCTGAGCTGTGAGAAGACAGCAATACTCCAGGGAGGGTTTCTTCTGGCAGAGAAGCTCTGCAATGCTGGGAAGCTGTCTGACCTCAGAAAGGAGGAGTGGGGAAGAGTGGGTCACCCCGTCCGCCAGGCCGTCATTAGCATCTGCGGAGATGGTTGTGGGGGCAGCCAAGACCAAGTCCTCTGGAGAAAGAGGATTGTCTGCATCCTGTGGGGCAAGCTGTTGGAAATGGAAGAAGGAAAGGACATTGACTCTGCTTGGAAAGAGAACCCTTTTTTCTCCGTGCAGAACGCCCTCCCCCAGGTCAACCGTGTAGTGCTGTACGAGTTGATCAAGTCAATGGGCTTCTTCAAAGTTTACGTAGATTTGCTGCTGTGTTTCCCACCGGCAGGCCTGTGCTCAGAGCTAGCAAAGCTAGTTAAGCACATCATGGCTGAAAGCACAAAGGAGGATACCCAGCTCCTCTTGGAAGTGTGGTGGGACCTGTGGAAGGCCAGTGGCAGGCAGGAGCAAGCCCTGGATCAGGTCTTTGCATCCCAGTGCAGCCATTACACTACGCCCTGCACTCAGCTCTCATACCAGACCTCCCAGCGTGTCGAGCCTGGTCCAAACCAAGCTTTGACCTTCTCCTGTGTGCAATCCATTCTTTTCAGTGCAATTGAGGAAATGAGAGGGCACATGTCCTCTGACATGTGTCCTTTtgccctctccatctccctggACACTTTGTACACATCATTCTTGCTCGACCATGCGGTAAACATCAGCCCCAAGCTGTATCTTCAAAGCCTTTCAAGGGCAGTATGTATAATAGAAAGACAAGCCAGCATGGAGGGTTGTGACCTGATGGAGATCATCAAGGAGGAACAGCGAGAACTTGCCGCCACACACAGACCGCCACAGTTCAGGCCATGTGGAATGACTTTGATGGATGCTGTGCGTACCTTGTTGACCATTTGTAGggcctggggggaggaggggctgctGAAGATACCAGAAAGTGAAGGTCCCCATAAAAAGGCCCTCTGTCTTACTGGGAGTCTGCATCGAATGATCAAGGCATTGGACGAACGCACAGCATATGAGGCTCTGACTGAAGCAGAGAGGCGGGATGTAGATGAGCTGAGTTGTACTTTGAGGAACCTTGCGGAGTCACTTTCCGTCCCTGATCTGCAGTGTAACTCTGTGGACATGGTCCGTGTTGCTGTAGCAATCATTGATCAGCGTCTTGAGAGATACCAAGATATCGCTCATTTATTTGCCTCTGAAGTAAACTGGGCTTTAAGTAGCAACGAGTGGATTGGCTGCCTGAAGAGAAATAAAGATGCCTTTCTGCACAAAGACCTGCTGCTGAAATTAGTCTCCATCCTTGTGGCCAACTGCCAAACTAGCACAGATATTGTGCAGTGTAAAATGTTAAAGGAAATAATTTTGGATATTTTCTCTGGCCTTCCACCACAAGGCAAGAATGAGGCCCTGGCTGCAGTACTTGGTTCCTGGGGAAAGAGCGGGCTGAACGGGTCTCTGCCCCTCGCCGTCTCTGAGGGCTTCAGTGAGGAGCTCAACTTATCCTTCAACAGTCTTATTCAGAGCAAGGCTGAGTCCGACTTGGGCCTTGCGGTATCTGCTGTGGCCCGGGTTGCTCTCCAGGATCCCCAAGCCACCCTGATCAGATGCTGTCATATGGCCGTGATGAACCTGGGAGCCGAAACTCTCCTGGCCAAAGTTCTCCAGCAGCTTCCTGGATTAATTTATCCCCAGCACTCTGGTGTGGAGGGGCAGAACCTGGTTCGGGGGGAGCTGCTGTGCTCCTGTCTACAGGAAGCTGTTCAGGGCAAGCTGGCTACACCTCGAGAAGAGGGGCAGTTCCTTAACTTCCTTGCCACCTTAATGCAGTTGAATGTTGTGACTGAGACAAAAGAGGAAAGGCCAAGTGTGTTACCCCCTGAGAATGTGGTTCACGCCTTTGTTCTGCCTTACCTTTCAGCTTCTTCCCCTCAGTCCTGTAGCTTGGAACTATGTCTGCAGGTGCTTCTCTCTGCCCTGAAGCAGGAAGACTGCATTGGCTCTGCTCATTGGCTGATGAGCTGCAGCCCTTTCCCCCTCCTTGTTGCTCTCTGTCAGCTCCTGAACGACAGCTACGCATGTTGGGAGGAGCCAGCGGAGGGCAGCCGTTGCGTGTCCATGGAGTCAAAGGAGATGCTCATTGGTGCTCTGAAGGTGATTGACGGGGTGGTTGGCAGGGAGGTAGCTGCAGCTCCTGGTGTCTGGTCTAGAGCAGTCTTCTGGCTCCACAGTAAACTGGAAGGGCTCGATTGGACTGTTTACTTTAATCTGAAATCGATTTTTGGAGGACACTTTAAGAACGAAGTTCCGTGTTCCTTGTTTGCCGTGTGTGAGCTGTCAGACCGGGAGTGGTCTGGGCTGGAGCTGCCCCAGTACGGACAGGGCACGGGACTGCTGGCCTGGGTGGAGTGTTGCTGTATGCCTGGCCTACGCGAGACCATGTTGAGCAGCTTGGCTCTGGACCAGAACTGTCCGGACCAGGTCACCATGTTCGGCAAAGGCCTCCTGGTGGCGGTGACAGAGACCCTGCCCTGGTGCACCGCGGAGGAGTGGCGGACGCTGCTGGGGGTGCTGGGAGAGCTGCTGGAGTCGGGGCGGCTGTATGTGCCGTACTCCCTGGAATACGTGGAATTCCTGCCGCTGCTTGACCTTCGATCCTTCGCCTGCGAGCTtcgcctgtctgtgctgctgctgcgcaTGTTCCAGCTGCTCTGTGGGGCTAGCTGCGCCAACTGGCTGCCGGCCAGGGGCTGGGCGCACGTGGGCCAGCTCTACGCCAGCGCCGTCCGGGAGACAGTGGCGTCCGTCAAGGGGAAGCTGCCCGTCCCGCCCCCTGCTCTTCCCAGAGGCCCATGCGTGGGGCAGGAAGGCCTGTTTGTTCTGACCCAGCTCTTCTGCCATGTGCTGCATGTGCTGGTGATGCTCCCGGGGGGTACCGAGCCTCTCTTCCTGTGTGCTCTAGAGATTCTGACTCTGTACCAGTCCATGATGGCCGCATATCCCACCAGCAGCTCCGGCCTGAACCGTAAAAACACGAGACACTTCCTCACCACCCTCACAGACAACCTGGAGAGTGCTGAGATGAGGTCTGCCCTGCATCAAAAGATTGCCCAGCTGTGAAATGTATTCCAACAGAACATTCTGATAGACCTTTTTTTACCCATATAATATTTACATGAAATTGAATTCCAGCCCTTTTCTCCTTATACGATGTTTTTGGTTGTCTAACCACTGGTTAAAAAAGACAGTGTACAtttgtcaaatgaaaaaaaaatatggttttgtttttcatttggacTGTTTGCAGTGCATGTATTCAGGATCTGAGGCACCAGCTTTACAGCTCTATTTAAACATGTCCATTTGACCAAATTGTAAGACTCTCATCATGACATAATtagtttgattattttaatttcttcagGCATCTGTGCATAACTCCACTTTTACTGAGGCAAGGATTTAGTCACTAGCACACTCAGCCCTTTCCCCCTATATATCTcagctaatttttaaaataaccccCCCTCGGCACCACCCATAGGTTCTTTCTGCCAAAACACACCAGTAATCACTCATTTCCAGCACTACGAGCAGTCTCCAAGCTGAGATTCAAAGGACAGGCACTTTCTTATCTAAATGCACTGAGAGGGGGTGGTGGGCTGATGTCTTAGAGTGACTGTGCCTACACGTTCATTCGTGTAAGCTTGTCAGTAAAATTGATTCTATGCATATAAAATTAGTTTGTGGACTTTGAAGTCCTATGCTTGTGCTTTCATAGAATTGACTTTGCACATTTAGACcagttattaaaaatgtaaacagccAAATGGAAAGCTGAAATTCACAAAACCTTCCCTGCACTTGATTATTTCATTTGCTGATGCATCTTGTTGGTCTTGCTTAAATTGTGTATTACCAGTTTTTCGGAGATAAAGAAATCTAGGAGCACCCATCTCAGTGAATGCCTCCAGGCTGtttcattcatgcattttttactttgtttatgGAGCTTTTTAACTAACACAGTTGGCTTAAATAAAACGTGTTTCTGAAATTGTTTCCATTGATAGTGTTTATGTGCAGGAGAGACCaatgtgttgcatttttattttgctaatcATATATTGAATTGACAACACATTTTctatatgaatttattttacagactAGATTGTTATGCAGACTCTGTTCTACCCCCCTCCATGTTTTCAGTCCATTGTGCATGTCTGGCAATGGATTCCAATCACAGCTACAGCAGTaatacacacctgagacacagacGTTCAGTCGCTGGGAGTCTGACTGAATGATGCAAAAGAAGAGGAGGGCAGAAGGAGAAAACTCctccaaataaaatattactgcaCGAATAAATGGGGTCTCAAAACCTGGCCTCGAGCGTCTATTTAATATAACTAAGTTTGAGGTGAGCGTTCTGATTTCTTTGGTTTAGTAGTCACCGCTTGGACACTTGGTtgtgaaggggggtggggttacaaTTCTGCTCAATAAATCCC encodes:
- the gemin4 gene encoding gem-associated protein 4, translated to MESESWLSCEKTAILQGGFLLAEKLCNAGKLSDLRKEEWGRVGHPVRQAVISICGDGCGGSQDQVLWRKRIVCILWGKLLEMEEGKDIDSAWKENPFFSVQNALPQVNRVVLYELIKSMGFFKVYVDLLLCFPPAGLCSELAKLVKHIMAESTKEDTQLLLEVWWDLWKASGRQEQALDQVFASQCSHYTTPCTQLSYQTSQRVEPGPNQALTFSCVQSILFSAIEEMRGHMSSDMCPFALSISLDTLYTSFLLDHAVNISPKLYLQSLSRAVCIIERQASMEGCDLMEIIKEEQRELAATHRPPQFRPCGMTLMDAVRTLLTICRAWGEEGLLKIPESEGPHKKALCLTGSLHRMIKALDERTAYEALTEAERRDVDELSCTLRNLAESLSVPDLQCNSVDMVRVAVAIIDQRLERYQDIAHLFASEVNWALSSNEWIGCLKRNKDAFLHKDLLLKLVSILVANCQTSTDIVQCKMLKEIILDIFSGLPPQGKNEALAAVLGSWGKSGLNGSLPLAVSEGFSEELNLSFNSLIQSKAESDLGLAVSAVARVALQDPQATLIRCCHMAVMNLGAETLLAKVLQQLPGLIYPQHSGVEGQNLVRGELLCSCLQEAVQGKLATPREEGQFLNFLATLMQLNVVTETKEERPSVLPPENVVHAFVLPYLSASSPQSCSLELCLQVLLSALKQEDCIGSAHWLMSCSPFPLLVALCQLLNDSYACWEEPAEGSRCVSMESKEMLIGALKVIDGVVGREVAAAPGVWSRAVFWLHSKLEGLDWTVYFNLKSIFGGHFKNEVPCSLFAVCELSDREWSGLELPQYGQGTGLLAWVECCCMPGLRETMLSSLALDQNCPDQVTMFGKGLLVAVTETLPWCTAEEWRTLLGVLGELLESGRLYVPYSLEYVEFLPLLDLRSFACELRLSVLLLRMFQLLCGASCANWLPARGWAHVGQLYASAVRETVASVKGKLPVPPPALPRGPCVGQEGLFVLTQLFCHVLHVLVMLPGGTEPLFLCALEILTLYQSMMAAYPTSSSGLNRKNTRHFLTTLTDNLESAEMRSALHQKIAQL